A genomic segment from Gracilinanus agilis isolate LMUSP501 unplaced genomic scaffold, AgileGrace unplaced_scaffold53584, whole genome shotgun sequence encodes:
- the LOC123255875 gene encoding segment polarity protein dishevelled homolog DVL-1-like has protein sequence VNDVNFENMSNDDAVRVLREIVSKPGPISLTVAKCWDPTPRSYFTIPRADPVRPIDPAAWLSHTAALTGTFPRYGTSPSMSTITSTSSSLTSSIPDAESEPAGEPASELGPHLAPSAGSLLWGGSRASLRTGLHLCERAHRPAGSLSAHVHNLPALMFTVTQ, from the exons GTGAATGACGTCAACTTTGAGAACATGAGCAATGACGATGCCGTCCGGGTCCTGAGGGAGATCGTGTCCAAGCCGGG CCCCATCAGCCTCACGGTGGCCAAGTGCTGGGACCCCACCCCCAGGAGCTACTTCACCATCCCCCGGG CTGACCCGGTGCGGCCCATCGACCCGGCCGCGTGGCTGTCGCACACGGCGGCGCTGACGGGAACGTTCCCGCGCTACGGTACGAGCCCCTCCATGAGCACCATCACATCTACCAGCTCCTCACTAACAAGCTCTATTCCTGACGCAGAAA GCGAGCCAGCCGGCGAGCCAGCGAGCGAACTGGGCCCCCACCTGGCCCCCAGCGCAGGCTCACTGTTGTGGGGGGGCTCACGGGCCAGCCTCCGCACCGGCCTGCACCTGTGTGAGCGTGCACACCGGCCCGCGGGCTCGCTGTCCGCCCACGTGCACAACCTGCCTGCACTCATGTTCACGGTCACCCAGTAG